In Glandiceps talaboti chromosome 16, keGlaTala1.1, whole genome shotgun sequence, a single window of DNA contains:
- the LOC144447422 gene encoding dnaJ homolog subfamily A member 1-like, giving the protein MVKETKLYDILGVPPTATEVELKKAYRKLALKFHPDKNPEDPDKFKSISMAYEVLSDSKKRAIYDEGGEQALQEGGGGGGGFSSPMDIFDMFFGGGMRRQRERKGKDVVHQLSVSLEDLHNGAVRKLALQKNVICEKCEGRGGKKGAVEKCPNCRGSGMQVRVQHIGPGMVQQIQSMCHECHGQGERISPKDRCRNCQGRKIVRERKILEVHIDKGMRDGQKVTFRGEGDQEPGLEPGDILIVLDEKEHPVYQRNNDDLIMKMELELVEALCGFQKTIKTLDNRNLLISSHPGEVIKFGDIRCIMGEGMPIYKSPFDKGRIIIQFSVNFPEENFLPQDKLNKLEALLPERKECIETDDMEVCDLTKLDPRQARQNRMGNAYDEDDEDGGHGPKVQCATH; this is encoded by the exons ATGGTAAAGGAGACAAAACTCTATGACATTTTGGGTGTTCCACCCACTGCAACTGAAGTAGAACTGAAAAAGGCCTACCGGAAATTGGCTTTGAAGTTCCATCCTGATAAAAACCCAGAGGATCCAGATAAG TTTAAATCTATTTCAATGGCATATGAAGTATTGTCAGATTCCAAGAAACGTGCAATCTATGATGAAGGTGGTGAACAGGCATTGCAggaaggtggtggtggtggtggcggtttCTCCTCACCTATGGATATCTTTGATATGTTTTTCGGTGGAGGCATGCGACGTCAACGTGAACGAAAGGGAAAAGACGTGGTACATCAGTTGAGTGTTTCACTGGAAGATCTACATAATGGTGCAGTCAGGAAGTTAGCGTTACAGAAGAATGTTATCTGCGAAAAATGTGAAG GAAGAGGTGGTAAGAAAGGAGCTGTAGAGAAATGTCCTAACTGTCGTGGTAGTGGTATGCAAGTACGTGTACAACACATAGGACCAGGAATGGTACAGCAGATTCAGTCAATGTGTCATGAATGTCATGGTCAAGGTGAAAGAATCAGCCCTAAGGATAGATGTAGGAATTGTCAAGGTAGAAAGATAGTCAGGGAAAGGAAGATACTAGAAGTTCATATAGATAAAG GTATGAGAGATGGACAGAAAGTAACTTTCCGTGGTGAGGGTGACCAAGAACCTGGATTAGAACCAGGAGATATTCTCATTGTACTTGATGAGAAAGAACATCCTGTGTATCAACGTAACAATGATGACTTGATTATGAAAATGGAACTAGAATTAGTTGAAGCGTTATGTGGTTTTCAGAAGACTATTAAGACATTAGATAACAGGAACTTATTGATTTCATCTCATCCAG GTGAAGTTATTAAGTTTGGCGATATAAGATGTATTATGGGAGAAGGAATGCCTATCTACAAATCACCCTTTGACAAAGGTCGTATCATAATTCAGTTCAGTGTCAATTTTCCAGAAGAAAACTTCCTTCCACAAGACAAGTTAAATAAACTAGAAGCGCTACTTCCAGAACGTAAAGAATGCATTGAGACGGATGACATGGAAGTTTGCGATCTCACAAAACTTGACCCTCGTCAAGCTCGTCAAAATCGCATGGGTAACGCATACGATGAAGACGACGAGGATGGTGGCCACGGACCAAAAGTGCAGTGTGCCACACATTAA
- the LOC144447433 gene encoding synaptic vesicle glycoprotein 2B-like, protein MEMNRVEMDNEEQRELLKAEEEPVPDELVIGQDATLGDGYRRNVHVPGHLQTSYTYEEAVEATGFGVFHYALLAACGWADASDAVEVLCVSFLMPPARKEMNLSGTELGYLSASIFVGMMFGSYIWGALADIKGRRAVLVYSLLMNGLFGLISSFMQGFGWFLFMRFMSGFGVGGSLPVIFAYFCEFQPKDRRGAMLTAISMFWILGNIMTAGIAWIVIPMKLGYVSSHFTYDSWRIFVALCTIPSFTSAFVFVLLPESPKFLLENGKETEALNVLRRMFICNNRSKKKSDYPVKELQSSSYSRRHQNDGVREQWFTKFKGSSYTMFHSTFQLFMPPHVRPTLCLIVIYFTLSFGYYGLWLWFPELFAKVEVTGGSACSELPANYTPSNSTGTDSQVYKDSFITAVANFPGNLFAILTIDRLGRKILLSGSLVVSGASVFFIWFLNTRAEVLAMSCVFGGISVISWAALNVIGVECYPTNLRSTAMGVQLVVNRIGAIIGNVVFGAFIEYHCAIPILSVAILMVFGGLVTILLPNTKRIELK, encoded by the exons ATGGAAATGAACAGAGTTGAAATGGACAACGAAGAACAGCGGGAGTTGCTCAAGGCAGAAGAGGAACCCGTACCCGATGAGTTAGTTATCGGTCAAGACGCAACGTTAGGTGATGGATACCGGCGGAATG tacatgtacctggGCATTTACAAACATCTTATACATATGAAGAGGCAGTGGAAGCTACAG GATTTGGGGTGTTCCACTATGCACTGCTTGCAGCTTGTGGCTGGGCTGATGCCAGTGATGCTGTAGAAGTCCTCTGTGTTTCATTCCTTATGCCACCTGCCAGAAAAGAAATGAATTTGTCTGGAACTGAACTAGGTTATCTTAGTGCTAGTATATTTGTCG gtATGATGTTTGGTAGCTACATATGGGGTGCATTGGCTGATATTAAAGGTAGAAGAGCTGTTTTGGTGTATTCGCTATTAATGAATGGATTGTTTGGACTGATTTCCAGTTTTATGCAAGGATTTGGCTGGTTCCTCTTCATGAGATTTATGAGTGGATTTGG CGTTGGTGGTTCACTACCAGTCATCTTTGCATATTTCTGTGAGTTTCAACCCAAAGATCGTCGTGGTGCCATGTTGACAGCTATCTCTATGTTTTGGATACTTGGTAACATCATGACAGCGGGGATAGCCTGGATTGTTATTCCAATGAAACTGGGTTATGTCTCTTCACACTTCACGTATGATAGCTGGAGAATATTTGTTGCCCTCTGCACCATTCCAAGTTTTACGTCAGCTTTTGTATTTGTACTTCTTCCGGAAAGCCCAAAGTTCCTACTTGAG AATGGAAAGGAAACTGAAGCTCTAAATGTTTTAAGAAGAATGTTTATCTGCAACAATAGATCTAAAAAGAAATCTGACTATCCT gTGAAGGAGCTCCAGTCGTCTTCTTACTCAAGGAGACATCAAAATGATGGAGTAAGAGAACAATGGTTTACAAAATTTAAAGGAAGCAGTTACACAATGTTTCATTCAACTTTCCAACTCTTTATGCCACCTCATGTTAGACCTACATTATGTCTAATTGtgatttattttactttgtctttTGG CTACTATGGTTTGTGGCTGTGGTTTCCAGAGTTATTTGCCAAAGTTGAAGTAACCGGTGGGTCAGCCTGTTCTGAGCTTCCCGCCAACTACACACCTAGTAATTCTACAGGAACTGACAGCCAGGTTTACAAGGATAGCTTTATCACTGCTGTTGCTAACTTCCCTGGAAATCTGTTTGCAATTCTAACCATTGATCGACTtggaagaaaaatattactAA gtGGGAGTTTAGTGGTATCTGGGGCTAGTGTCTTCTTTATCTGGTTTTTAAACACCAGGGCTGAAGTGTTGGCCATGTCCTGTGTATTTGGTGGAATTTCAGTCATATCATGGGCTGCCCTTAACGTGATTGGTGTAGAATGTTATCCTACAAACTTAAG ATCTACAGCCATGGGTGTTCAGCTGGTTGTCAACAGAATTGGGGCCATAATTGGCAATGTCGTCTTTGGTGCCTTTATAGAATATCACTGTGCCATACCAATACTCTCTGTAGCCATTCTTATGGTGTTTGGCGGACTGGTTACAATTTTGCTACCAAACACAAAGAGAATAGAACTCAAATAa
- the LOC144447510 gene encoding prefoldin subunit 5-like: MSGGQQVNLMQLPLPQLDALKNQVEQELDFFSNSINQLRIGQTKLAEAAESVAKIRQDSQGSEMLVPLTSSLYVPGKLNDVNKVLIEIGTGYYVEKTVKDAEDYYKRKIEFITKQVEKLTVLLQEKVKLKQTVVEVMQIKIQAQIAAQQQQTGTVKS; this comes from the exons ATGTCGGGCGGTCAGCAAGTAAATTTGATGCAGTTGCCTTTGCCGCAACTAGATGCACTCAAAAATCAAGTCGAACAG GAGTTAGACTTCTTTTCAAACTCAATAAATCAGCTACGAATTGGACAGACTAAGTTAGCTGAGGCAGCTGAAAGTGTAGCGAAAATACGACAAGACAGTCAAG GCAGTGAAATGCTTGTGCCATTGACCAGCTCT CTGTATGTTCCTGGTAAActtaatgatgtaaataaagtactTATTGAAATTGGAACTGGCTACTATGTAGAAAAG ACTGTAAAAGATGCTGAAGATTACTACAAACGTAAAATAGAGTTTATCACAAAGCAAGTAGAGAAATTAACCGTTCTACTTCAGGAGAAAGTTAAACTGAAACAAA CTGTTGTAGAAGTTATGCAGATCAAGATACAAGCACAGATAGCAGCCCAACAGCAGCAGACTGGCACAGTCAAGTCATAA
- the LOC144447183 gene encoding SAC3 domain-containing protein 1-like — MATCMEMCPREERRLREEQRRLHSSEIIPDTAHLPRPKANPRTTVKEFSRSAAGKREPTSEELRPPHVLLQTIHYLVSSLLTREDTLWVELYNFVFDRLHAVRQDVVLQQPSSIQCIHILEPIIRFYVYAGYRLHDEPIHSYDPYINNSHLQQCLKTLLVCYESVEETTENRPEFESVYLLHNLGSMEALSHAMTLSPSIRSHPTVNLAMSINRAYTENNFIRLFSLIDKCSRLQLYALHRHLPDIRRHILYIMNIAYSSRNTKFPIGLLTQWLRFQSELDTMTFCELHGLTVDNKTVCFLKSAFTAPEKQPSFGYHSRFDMKIIGEAIPELILSKTLYPEDNQIDAMMYTDMADTHLQRLGTSQSERTGQLNHYTPSDDVQSDQSISKEDWDTTQKFDRLMIDQRQKNDTSDMTAWHQRSELSSDKSTTDHFRTREYDRRQNETSNRTAWHQRRYTELPVSSDKTTTDLSTGQYDRKPSVEHQSEHTTYHENRYTSDRDYRKAPHSADRREGGGGSRGQGGRRRGREVWRGERRNYRGRGWRQTDTFDN; from the exons ATGGCGACCTGCATGGAAATGTGTCCCCGAGAAGAAAGGCGCTT AAGAGAAGAGCAGCGTCGATTACATTCATCTGAAATAATTCCAGATACAGCACACCTGCCAAG ACCAAAAGCAAACCCAAGAACAACAGTGAAGGAATTTTCACGATCAGCAGCTGGAAAAAGAGAACCAACTTCAGAGGAACTTAGACCACCACATGTACTGCTTCAAACAATCCATTATCTTGTCAGTAG TTTACTGACAAGAGAGGATACACTATGGgtggaattgtataattttgtgtttgacaGACTTCATGCTGTCAGGCAAGATGTGGTCCTACAACAGCCTTCATCTATACAGTGTATTCACATACTAGAACCAATCATTAGGTTCTATGTGTATGCTGGTTACAG ATTACATGATGAGCCTATCCATTCATATGATCCATACATCAATAATTCACATCTCCAACAATGTTTGAAGACATTACTAGTGTGTTATGAGTCTGTAGAAGAGACAACAGAGAATAGACCGGAATTTGAATCTGTCTACCTACTCCATAATTTAG GTTCAATGGAAGCCTTGTCACATGCCATGACATTGTCTCCAAGTATCAG ATCTCACCCTACTGTCAACCTAGCTATGTCCATAAACAGAGCATATACTGAAAATAACTTTATTCGACTTTTTAGTTTAATTGATAAATGTTCTCGACTGCAGTTATATGCGTTACATAGACATCTACCAGACATCAGAAG ACATATCCTGTACATTATGAATATAGCATACAGTAGTAGGAATACTAAATTCCCAATTGGTTTGTTAACTCAGTGGCTGAGATTTCAATCTGAGTTAGATACAATGACATTCTGTGAACTTCATGGACTTACAGTGGATAACAAAACTGTCTGTTTCCTGAAAAGTGCCTTTACAGCTCCAGAGAAGCAG cCAAGCTTTGGGTACCACAGCAgatttgatatgaaaataattgGAGAAGCCATACCTGAATTGATACTTAGTAAAACTCTATACCCTGAAGACAATCAAATAGATGCAATGATGTACACAGATATGGCGGACACTCACTTACAAAGGCTTGGAACTTCACAGTCTGAAAGAACTGGACAGTTGAATCATTATACTCCAAGTGATGACGTCCAATCAGATCAGTCTATATCCAAAGAAGACTGGGACACAACACAAAAGTTTGATAGATTGATGATTGATCAAAGACAAAAGAATGACACTTCTGATATGACAGCCTGGCATCAAAGAAGTGAACTGTCATCAGATAAGTCTACCACTGATCACTTTAGAACTAGAGAGTATGACAGAAGACAAAATGAGACTTCTAACAGGACAGCATGGCATCAAAGAAGATATACTGAACTACCAGTGTCATCAGATAagacaaccacagatctcagtACAGGACAATATGACAGGAAGCCATCTGTAGAACATCAAAGtgaacatacgacataccatgagaATAGGTATACAAGTGACAGAGACTATAGGAAGGCACCTCACTCTGCAGACagaagggagggagggggagggagtaGGGGACAAGGGGGAAGGAGGAGGGGAAGAGAAGTGTGGAGAGGAGAGAGAAGGAATTACAGAGGAAGAGGTTGGAGGCAAACAGACACATTTGATAACTAA